The Haloplasma contractile SSD-17B sequence ATCGGGAAATCGACTTTCTATTTGTTTCCATCCGCCATCTTTGTATATAAACCCGTTTATGACCCTCTTTTTAAAATCAACCATCTTTGGACTGAAATACAATAATTCAGACCCCTCAGCTTTTGCCACTGCGGCATAAGCATACGATTTTGTGACCTTTTGAGGACGTTTACGGTGATGTAACATTCCAATTAAAGTCATACCGCTACCCCCATTTCTTTCATTCTATAAATTATTTTCTCTATTATAAAATATGTCTACACAAAGATTTAGGTAAGGCATTAAAACTAGTTTTTTCTAAATAATACACCTTTTGTTTGTTAGCACTTGTACATTGGCTCAACTAAACGACTAAAAAATGGCACACAATGTGTATGACCGTAGTTTCTATCTTTTTTTTAAATAAAAGAAGTTAGACTTGATCTAACTTCCATACTCATTTATTTTTTAATAAAATGGTTCATTATTTTAATCATGGACTTATCAAACATTGAGACTTTAAAGAGTACCATCGTATCACTGTCGAGTAAACTCTCTAACGTCTTAACCATTTCATCCTCATTGTACGTATTAAAGATATGTTTAGGATCCATTCCATTGACTCTGGCTTGTTTCCCTATTTCTCTTGAAAATGCATCCTTTGTTATTAGGTAATCAATGTTATAGTCAATAAGCATCTTTCCAATTTTCTTGCATTGTTCTTTCGCATGCTCACCAAGATATGCGATATTACCAAGTACAGCGACCTTCTTTTTAGTGTGGGTCTTAAATGCTTCAAAAGCTGCTTTTACTGATGTAGGGTTAGAACTCCACGTATCATCGATGATTGTGCTGTCATTTAATCCCTCATGAAATTCTAAGTGTGAGCTAACAGGTTTAAAAGAACGAAGCATCGTGATCGCCTCAGTTAAATCAATTCCTAATGAATATAAGACAGCTAATGTAGCCAAAGCATTATATACATTGTGTTCGCCAATTCCTGGCACATAAGCTCTATATTCTTTTTCATTGTGTATAAGGGTAAAGTTCATACCATCTTTTAGATATACGATTTCACTAGCATAAAAATCTGCATTCTCTATAATTCCAAATCGTATAATCGAACCTTTAAATGCATTTAAATTTAATTGATTTATATTTTCGTCATCCCCATTAATAATCAGTATACCTTTATATTCGAGTCCAGCTAACATTTCGCCTTTTGTTTGGATATAATTCTCTAAAGTCTTACAGCCATTTAAGTGATCGATTCCTATATTTGTTATTACACCTATATTTGGTTTAAAAAAATTACAACTATATACAATGTGCCCAGGTTCAGTTATTGCAGTTTCAAATACAGCATAATCTGTTGTCTCATCTAATTCCATTAAATAATCATGATTAAAACGAAGAGCATTTTTACTACGGATTGTCCCCTTTACATTATAGCGTTCATTTAGACATTGTTTAATCATTTCTTTAGTGGTAGTCTTACCACAAGTACCTGTAACAGCCACAGTTTTTATATCAAGGGAGTTTCGATAATAGTCAACAAATCGTTTATAGGCCGCTTCTACATCAACAACGTAAATAAAATAATCATCAACATCGTTCATTTCTTTTAATATAGGTTGGTCCGTTATTATGTAACACCCTCTTAAGTGGTTAAATTTATCTGTATTTAACTCCTGTTTTCTATTTAGATGAAATATAAGCGTATAATCATTTATCTCCCTAATACTTGTTCCTACATGTTTTATGTTTACTGATTTCATTGGTGCCTCTATATCAAGTTGTAAACAAATATCTTTTAAGTCTAACGCATTCATTGAATCGTCTCCTTTTTATAAATTTATCTTACTTTAAAATAAATCTTTATTATAAGTATATGATAGGGAAAAAGTTTTGTTTGGGTAAAATATAAATCCTCACAAATTAGTGATTACTATCTATGATTAATGATCTGAATAATTTATAGATATTAATTATCATAATTCATGCTAAATGTGTTAACGCCTATAATCGTATTCACTAATTCTAAGTAAACAATGATGAGTATCTATTCGTAGCCCTTAGGTGATACATAGTATAATGTAGATTTGAGAATACAGATGAAGAGGGTGATTATAGGTGGATTGGTTACAAAAATTAGAACAACTAGACGAATATAAGAAGTGGTATCTAGAAGAGTTACAGATTAGTGATAAGTCGATTTATAATGATTATATTCGTAATACAGAATATCCTGCTAATTGTTGGACACATAGTTTTGACTATCTGTGGGCACATACAAACTCCGATAAGGTATATATATTTAAAGCAAAAGTAGATCACATGTTAGTGACTTTTCTTTTAACTAAACGGGGACGTTTATACTTACCTTGTCTACCATATGGAAAAGGTTCAGCAGATGAGGTTACGAAAGTGCTTATAAAAGGCGCAGAATTCTGTCACACATTTAATAAAGACAGCAACTATACACACAAGTCTACAGTCATACCACTTAACGAAGCACAATTATTATTTTTAAATAAATCAGAACTGTTTAGAGAACATTTTAAAAGTGAACAATTATCTGGACTCGAGCGTCACTACTCTATTCCAAAGTTAGTTAACTTACAAGGTAAAGACTTTGCTAAAGTACGAAATAAAATTAATAAATTTAATCGAGAATATAAAGATGCAATCATAAGACCTTATAGGGATAGCGATTTTGATGAGGTAATAAAACTAGGAGAAATCTGGGTAGAAAAGTCTGGTAAAAAATATCGAAAAATATTAGACGGTTTTTATTTTGAACCCATTATTAACTATCACAAAGAGCTAAACCACATTATATTAGTAATTGTAATAGATGGTAAAATTGTTGGATTAACAACAGCTGGTGTACTACCTACAGGTGAAACGTGGGGATGCTTAACAAAGTTTATTAAAAGTTACCATGGTATCTCTGAGAAATTAACTATTGAAATGGCAAAAGAACTTCATAGAATTATACCGAGTGCAGTCTACTTAAATGTCGGTGGAGATTTAGGAAGTAAAGGTTTAGCATTTGCGAAAGAACGGTATAGACCAGTATTGAGTTATAAACGGTATTGTCTGTTTTATAAAAAAGAAAAATAGTTTATACAATGATCAAGTTAAAAAAACCATAGTCTCATTTAGACTATGGTTTTTCTATCATAAATTCATTATTAATCACTAATATATTTATTCATTATTTTAGTAATGGATTGATCAAACATAGATTTTTTAAATAGTACTATAGAATTAGCATCTAATAACCCCTCTAGGGCAGATTTAACCTGAGTATTATTCTTACAATGTATGATTCGATCTTCATTCATACCAAGTTCCTCTACTTTTTTAGAGACATTATTAGTAATTGAGCTCTTTGTTATGAGAAAGTCAATTTTATAGTCAATAATTAATTGTGCTATCTGTTTATAATGCTCAATTGCATAGTCTCCTTGTGAAGGTAGTTTACCTAAAACTACTATTTTAACCTTTTCTTTTCCCTTATTTGATAATACCTCAAACGCTGCTTTCATTGAGGGCGGGTTAGAGCTCCATGTATCGTCAACAATAATACTATTATTAATTCCATTATGAAATTGTAAATGTGACCTTATATGTTTAAACGATGAAAGGTACTCAATAGATTCTTCAAGATCGATTCCTAAAGTATCTAGAACTGAAAGTGCTGCTAACGCATTATACACATTATGTTCTCCAAAACCAGGTGCGTATGCCTCATATGCCTTAGAGTCATAATGTAAACAAAAAGACATTCCTTCATCTTCATACTTTATTTGATCTGCAAAAAAATTAGCTTGATCCATTATTCCAAAAGTAATAATAGTGCCTTCATATGGTGAAAAATCCAGTTGTTTTATATTAGTATCATCATTATTGATTATTAATGTCCCCTCATAGCCAAGACCTGCTAACATTTCTCCTTTTGTTCGCATGTAATTTTCAAATGTTTTGCAACCACTTAGATGATCCATACCAATATTTGTTATAACACCTATAGTAGGTTTGAAATACTCACATCCTAAAATTAGGTTACCTGGATAAGAGACTCCAGTTTCAAATACACCGAATTCTGTCTCTTCATCAATACTTAATAAATATTCAAGGTTGAATTCTAGAGAGTTTCGACTGCTTTTGGTTGCAGCTACCTTATACTTATTCTCTAATACATGTTTAATCATTTCTTTTGTTGTTGTTTTTCCACACGTCCCAGTAATCGCTACGACTGGTATATCAAATAGAGCTCGATAATAATTGATAAATGTTGAATATGCTTTTTTTACATTTGTAACATAGAGAATATTCCCGGATACTATTGACTGGCTTTTTAGAATGGGTTGGTCAGTTACAATATAGCAATTACTAAGATTATTATATTCTTCTACATTTAGTTCATCTTTTTTGTAGATATGAAACACTAACGTGTCATTATTAATTTTTTTTATATTATTTGTCACATTGGTAAACGATACATGCTTAACCTCTTTATATGTATCAATTTTAAATAGCTTAATGATATCTTTAAGATCGATCATTTTCATGAGTATCCTCCTTTCTAGAATGGTTTTTGGCAATATAATTTGCGTACGAAACAGCAAGTTTAGATGCCTTTTCTTCTAGGTATAAGTGACCCGGTCGCCAATTTATTTCATAAATCCATATGTTGTGATCTGAGTCAATTCCTACATCAATTCCTAATTCATCGAATGAATGATCATATAATGTATCAAAATGGTCAGCAAATTGAATCGCAAATACTTCTAAATAACGTTTTATATTGAAGTATTCCTCGCCAAACTCCTTGTACAGAAACTTCTTAACACTAGTCATCTGTCCTCCTTGACCTAAATTACTTGTAATTTTATCTCGCAAACCAATCTTCGGATACACACTAGTGTTTTGCCATTTTCCTTCTCCACCTTTTTGGATGTGTAGTCTAATATCATAAGGTTCACCAGTCTTACGCCTACATTCAATATATTTTTGCATGAGCATCTTCTGTTCCTTTAATAATTTACTCAGATAATCATAAAGTTCTATTCGATCTATGTTTTGTGTTTGTTCATTTTCAATCACTTTAAAAAAATGATCTAACTTTTCAATGTATAATACTTTATTACCGTGATGCCCTGAAATCGGCTTTACTATGATTTTATTGTATTTATTTAAGAACGTTAATACATCAACCGGTTTCTTAATCTTCTCATAGGGTATTAAGTGTTTTGTAAACTCCTTCCCATTCTTTAATCGATTATATACAGAAAGTTTAGTCCCTACCGGAAAACTCGTGAATGGAATCAATTCTTTCAATTTTAGATATATTTCTGTCTGCTTCTTATTCTTAGATAATGGGCCAACAGGGTTTATAATCACATCTGGAAATGAATATTCCTTTTCGATCCACACTCCATTTTTATATGTAAGACCATTAATAATTTGGTTATCAAAGTCAACACGTTTTGAGCAAAAGTAGAAAAATTCTATTCCTTCCATTTTTGCATGTGATGCATATGAATAAGATCGTCTCACTTTTTCTGGATCTTTTCGGTAATGAAACATACCAATAGTAGCCATGATATCCCTCCTTTTGCAAAATGTACTGTAATCCTTATTATTA is a genomic window containing:
- a CDS encoding Mur ligase family protein encodes the protein MKMIDLKDIIKLFKIDTYKEVKHVSFTNVTNNIKKINNDTLVFHIYKKDELNVEEYNNLSNCYIVTDQPILKSQSIVSGNILYVTNVKKAYSTFINYYRALFDIPVVAITGTCGKTTTKEMIKHVLENKYKVAATKSSRNSLEFNLEYLLSIDEETEFGVFETGVSYPGNLILGCEYFKPTIGVITNIGMDHLSGCKTFENYMRTKGEMLAGLGYEGTLIINNDDTNIKQLDFSPYEGTIITFGIMDQANFFADQIKYEDEGMSFCLHYDSKAYEAYAPGFGEHNVYNALAALSVLDTLGIDLEESIEYLSSFKHIRSHLQFHNGINNSIIVDDTWSSNPPSMKAAFEVLSNKGKEKVKIVVLGKLPSQGDYAIEHYKQIAQLIIDYKIDFLITKSSITNNVSKKVEELGMNEDRIIHCKNNTQVKSALEGLLDANSIVLFKKSMFDQSITKIMNKYISD
- a CDS encoding Mur ligase family protein, giving the protein MNALDLKDICLQLDIEAPMKSVNIKHVGTSIREINDYTLIFHLNRKQELNTDKFNHLRGCYIITDQPILKEMNDVDDYFIYVVDVEAAYKRFVDYYRNSLDIKTVAVTGTCGKTTTKEMIKQCLNERYNVKGTIRSKNALRFNHDYLMELDETTDYAVFETAITEPGHIVYSCNFFKPNIGVITNIGIDHLNGCKTLENYIQTKGEMLAGLEYKGILIINGDDENINQLNLNAFKGSIIRFGIIENADFYASEIVYLKDGMNFTLIHNEKEYRAYVPGIGEHNVYNALATLAVLYSLGIDLTEAITMLRSFKPVSSHLEFHEGLNDSTIIDDTWSSNPTSVKAAFEAFKTHTKKKVAVLGNIAYLGEHAKEQCKKIGKMLIDYNIDYLITKDAFSREIGKQARVNGMDPKHIFNTYNEDEMVKTLESLLDSDTMVLFKVSMFDKSMIKIMNHFIKK
- a CDS encoding YheC/YheD family endospore coat-associated protein, whose protein sequence is MATIGMFHYRKDPEKVRRSYSYASHAKMEGIEFFYFCSKRVDFDNQIINGLTYKNGVWIEKEYSFPDVIINPVGPLSKNKKQTEIYLKLKELIPFTSFPVGTKLSVYNRLKNGKEFTKHLIPYEKIKKPVDVLTFLNKYNKIIVKPISGHHGNKVLYIEKLDHFFKVIENEQTQNIDRIELYDYLSKLLKEQKMLMQKYIECRRKTGEPYDIRLHIQKGGEGKWQNTSVYPKIGLRDKITSNLGQGGQMTSVKKFLYKEFGEEYFNIKRYLEVFAIQFADHFDTLYDHSFDELGIDVGIDSDHNIWIYEINWRPGHLYLEEKASKLAVSYANYIAKNHSRKEDTHENDRS
- a CDS encoding phosphatidylglycerol lysyltransferase domain-containing protein; translated protein: MDWLQKLEQLDEYKKWYLEELQISDKSIYNDYIRNTEYPANCWTHSFDYLWAHTNSDKVYIFKAKVDHMLVTFLLTKRGRLYLPCLPYGKGSADEVTKVLIKGAEFCHTFNKDSNYTHKSTVIPLNEAQLLFLNKSELFREHFKSEQLSGLERHYSIPKLVNLQGKDFAKVRNKINKFNREYKDAIIRPYRDSDFDEVIKLGEIWVEKSGKKYRKILDGFYFEPIINYHKELNHIILVIVIDGKIVGLTTAGVLPTGETWGCLTKFIKSYHGISEKLTIEMAKELHRIIPSAVYLNVGGDLGSKGLAFAKERYRPVLSYKRYCLFYKKEK